DNA from Micromonospora nigra:
CCCCGGTCGTTTCCGGGCTCGGTGGTAACCCGCTTGGGCATGAGTCTCACCCCGTCATGGCGACAGAAAGGACGGGCACGGCATGCCGGCCCTTCGACCATGTAACCAGGCGAGAGGGGTAAATTCGGTCAATTCGCGGGCAGCGTGGCCCAGACGGCCTTACCGTCACCAGCCGGGGCGCTGCCCCAGCGCCGTGCCAGCTCCCGCACGAGCAGCAGCCCTCGGCCACCCTCGTCGCGTACGCCCGGGGCCCCCGGGCGGGCCGTCGCCTGGCTGCCGTCGACCACCGCGAGTTGCAGCCACGGCCGGCGCAGCGTCACGGTGACCTGCATGGGCGTTCCGGCGTGCCGGACCACGTTGCCGACCAGCTCGCTCAGCACCACCGACGCCGGGCCCACCGCCTCGGGCAGGTTCCACCGCGCGCAGGCGTCGGTCACCAGGTCCCGGGCTCGCCGGCAGGCCTCCGCCACCGGCTCCAGACGGATCCGCAGGCGCGGCGACGCGGCGGCCTCCGCCGCCCGGGTGGCCTCCGCGCGACTGCCCCGGACCAGCACCCCGCGGCACGCGGCCGACTGGGTCAGCCAGCTCGCGGCCGGCGGTGGCGGCGCGCAGAGGACGAACGGCACGGCCGGCCAGTCCGCAGCCCGCCGGGCGGCGGCGGCGAAGACCGAGAGCGCGAGCCGGTCCTGCACCGCCACGTCGGCCAGGTCGACCACGAGGGCGTCCGG
Protein-coding regions in this window:
- a CDS encoding ATP-binding protein; the protein is MPSRITCEIRDGHPVTVVRLAGDLDLATTRAVHGVLDRCLAAQPDALVVDLADVAVQDRLALSVFAAAARRAADWPAVPFVLCAPPPPAASWLTQSAACRGVLVRGSRAEATRAAEAAASPRLRIRLEPVAEACRRARDLVTDACARWNLPEAVGPASVVLSELVGNVVRHAGTPMQVTVTLRRPWLQLAVVDGSQATARPGAPGVRDEGGRGLLLVRELARRWGSAPAGDGKAVWATLPAN